The Bacillus carboniphilus genome contains a region encoding:
- a CDS encoding glycoside hydrolase family 65 protein gives MKRLFKTDKWKISEDTVHTEDFRLAESMMSLGNGYMGMRGNFEETYSGDFHQGSYIAGVWFPDKTRVGWWKNGYPEYFGKVINSTNYIGVKVFVDGEEVDLFRNKVIDYYRELDMKHGVLTRRFTIVHEDKETDFEVTRFLSIAKKQLGVIEYKATAINHDSTITFIPYLNGDVRNEDSNYEEDFWDEIGRCADNFQGYLVMKTKDNPFKTPTFQVATTMKIVADGDVNEVTTMEKEEYVENSIQLKVKKGETVSLTKYIAVTTDRDYKKDDLVLRGYEILEEVAKKGFTSLLAEHQQKWLKRWEIADVEIKGDDEAQQGIRFNLFQLFSTYYGEDTRLNIGPKGFTGEKYGGATYWDTEAYALPLYLSTTDQHIAKSLLLYRFNQLDGARQNAKKQGLKGALYPMVTFNGIECHNEWEITFEEIHRNSAIAYAIFNYVNYTGDKDYLQQTGIDVLIEITRFWADRVHFNKNKNIYMIHGVTGPNEYENNINNNWYTNLMAKWTINYTIESLSYVSNEKKQSLKITKKEMSMWKDISEKMYLPYDEELDVFVQHDTFLDKDLMTVEELSETDRPLNQNWSWDKILRSCFIKQADVLQGIYFLNDQFTMDEKRKNFDFYEPMTVHESSLSPSVHSVLAAELGMEEKAYEMYNRTARLDLDNYNNDTEDGLHITSMTGSWLSIVQGFAGMRTFNEQLSFHPFTPEAWDGYTFNIVYRDHFLTISVGRDQVIISQNGPQLRIKVYGEMKEIDEDGSIAVQVPNLKGVY, from the coding sequence ATGAAAAGATTATTTAAAACCGATAAATGGAAAATATCAGAAGATACAGTACACACAGAAGATTTCCGTTTAGCCGAAAGTATGATGAGCCTTGGAAATGGATATATGGGAATGAGAGGAAATTTCGAAGAAACATATTCTGGTGACTTTCATCAAGGCTCTTATATTGCTGGAGTATGGTTTCCAGATAAAACACGTGTTGGGTGGTGGAAAAATGGCTATCCAGAATATTTTGGAAAGGTTATCAATTCTACTAACTATATAGGTGTAAAAGTGTTTGTAGATGGTGAAGAAGTAGATTTATTTAGAAATAAGGTGATCGATTATTACCGTGAATTAGATATGAAACATGGAGTCTTAACACGAAGATTTACTATTGTTCATGAGGATAAAGAAACCGATTTTGAAGTCACTCGCTTTCTTTCGATAGCTAAAAAGCAATTAGGCGTGATTGAGTATAAAGCAACAGCTATCAATCATGATAGTACAATTACATTCATTCCTTATTTAAATGGAGATGTCAGGAACGAAGACTCTAATTATGAAGAAGACTTTTGGGATGAAATAGGTAGATGTGCAGACAATTTTCAAGGATACCTAGTCATGAAAACAAAAGATAATCCATTTAAAACACCTACTTTTCAAGTAGCAACGACGATGAAAATAGTAGCTGATGGTGATGTAAATGAAGTAACAACGATGGAAAAAGAAGAGTATGTCGAAAATTCCATCCAACTCAAGGTGAAAAAGGGAGAAACGGTGTCGCTAACGAAATATATTGCTGTTACTACGGATCGTGATTATAAAAAGGATGATCTTGTACTAAGGGGATATGAAATACTTGAGGAAGTTGCAAAGAAAGGCTTTACTTCTTTATTAGCAGAACATCAACAGAAGTGGTTAAAGCGCTGGGAGATTGCTGATGTTGAAATTAAAGGAGATGACGAGGCTCAACAAGGAATACGATTTAACTTATTTCAGCTTTTCTCTACTTATTATGGAGAAGATACTCGCCTAAATATAGGACCAAAAGGATTTACAGGTGAAAAATATGGGGGAGCTACTTATTGGGATACAGAAGCGTATGCCCTTCCTCTATATTTATCAACAACAGACCAGCACATAGCTAAAAGCTTACTGTTATACCGCTTTAATCAGTTAGATGGAGCGCGTCAAAATGCTAAAAAGCAGGGGTTAAAAGGGGCTCTTTATCCTATGGTCACGTTTAATGGAATCGAATGCCATAATGAATGGGAGATCACTTTTGAAGAAATTCATCGTAATAGTGCAATCGCTTACGCAATATTTAACTATGTCAATTATACTGGTGATAAAGACTATTTACAGCAAACTGGAATAGATGTATTAATTGAAATTACTCGATTTTGGGCAGATCGTGTTCACTTCAATAAAAACAAAAATATCTATATGATACATGGTGTGACAGGACCAAATGAATATGAAAATAATATTAATAACAATTGGTATACTAATCTAATGGCAAAATGGACAATTAACTACACCATAGAGTCATTGAGCTACGTTAGTAATGAAAAGAAGCAATCATTGAAGATTACTAAAAAAGAAATGAGTATGTGGAAAGATATTTCTGAAAAAATGTACTTACCTTATGATGAAGAATTAGACGTTTTTGTTCAACATGATACTTTCTTAGATAAAGATTTGATGACAGTTGAAGAACTATCAGAAACAGATCGTCCTCTTAATCAAAATTGGTCATGGGACAAAATTTTAAGAAGTTGTTTTATTAAGCAAGCAGATGTTCTTCAGGGAATATATTTTTTAAATGATCAATTTACAATGGATGAGAAAAGAAAGAATTTTGACTTTTATGAACCGATGACTGTTCATGAGTCATCTCTTTCTCCATCCGTTCATTCCGTTTTAGCAGCTGAACTCGGAATGGAGGAAAAAGCGTATGAAATGTATAATCGAACAGCTCGTTTAGATTTAGACAATTACAATAACGATACGGAAGATGGGCTTCATATAACAAGTATGACGGGTTCCTGGTTAAGTATTGTTCAAGGTTTTGCAGGCATGAGAACCTTTAATGAACAACTCTCATTTCATCCATTTACTCCAGAGGCATGGGATGGGTATACCTTTAATATTGTTTATCGTGATCATTTTCTAACTATTTCTGTTGGAAGAGATCAAGTTATTATTTCACAGAATGGACCTCAATTACGTATTAAAGTTTATGGAGAAATGAAAGAGATTGATGAAGACGGAAGCATC
- a CDS encoding endonuclease MutS2, which yields MNEQTYQLLGFNEIKNQVAQHALTEEGKRQIQNLVPSTSIKQIEAWLNEVEEAVNIIEKSSSVPVHGLNGVTFVLDQLNKGILLRPEQLMKIHSLLDSCTKLKRYMRDKEFLAPRISTYVYAIEELPDLANEIRKCIKFGKVDDYASKQLLKIRKQIKIEEERLKEKVQHILQSKKYKSYLQESLVSQRGERYVIPIKKEYRRKVEGAVVDTSASGSTLYLEPVELSIIQERINRLTLDEEIEVDSILSYLTGLVESHQREIHLAVDIMIQYDVLFAKGKYSVMIDGKKAKVNESHFLSLQKARHPLLGKEAIPLTVELGNDLQSLVITGPNTGGKTVTIKTVGLLTLMTQCGLLIPVEGDSHVPIFQRMFIDIGDGQSIEQNLSTFSSRIKNVIDILVHANDRSLILIDELGSGTDPGEGMGLAIAILEQLHKKGAMIFATTHFSEMKDFASDRKGFINGSMEFDLETLLPTYRLLIGQGGDSQAFSIALKLGMHPKIVEKAHLITYRENKIYTNNNPETKRAVEKQVSSNRHVKKQIKEKSLNDNKIKSFIMGDNVKIGPKGDFGIVYTGPDQQGNYIVQVKDEKIKINHKRLTLYIASKELYPDDYDFDIIFKSKEYRKLNHSFNRKHMDGVSLEHEE from the coding sequence ATGAACGAACAAACATATCAATTATTAGGTTTTAATGAAATAAAAAATCAAGTTGCTCAACACGCATTAACAGAAGAAGGAAAACGACAAATACAAAATCTGGTTCCCTCTACATCTATAAAACAAATAGAAGCATGGTTAAATGAAGTGGAAGAGGCCGTGAACATAATAGAAAAAAGTTCATCCGTTCCAGTTCATGGTCTTAACGGTGTTACATTCGTTTTGGACCAATTAAATAAAGGGATTCTTTTACGGCCTGAACAGTTAATGAAAATTCATTCCTTATTGGACAGTTGCACAAAATTAAAACGTTATATGAGAGATAAAGAATTTTTAGCCCCTCGTATTTCAACTTACGTTTATGCCATTGAAGAGCTACCCGACTTGGCAAATGAAATTAGAAAGTGCATTAAATTCGGGAAAGTTGATGACTATGCGTCTAAACAGTTGTTAAAGATCCGTAAACAAATCAAGATAGAAGAGGAAAGGCTGAAAGAAAAAGTTCAACACATCTTACAATCAAAGAAATACAAGTCTTATCTACAAGAATCATTGGTCAGTCAAAGGGGTGAACGGTATGTAATTCCAATAAAAAAGGAATATAGAAGAAAAGTAGAGGGAGCGGTTGTAGATACCTCCGCTTCTGGTTCCACTCTTTATTTAGAACCTGTTGAGTTATCAATTATTCAAGAAAGAATTAATCGTTTAACGTTAGATGAGGAAATTGAAGTTGATTCAATATTAAGTTATTTAACAGGATTAGTTGAATCTCATCAACGAGAAATCCATTTAGCTGTAGACATTATGATTCAATATGACGTCTTGTTTGCTAAAGGAAAATATAGTGTAATGATTGATGGAAAGAAAGCAAAAGTAAATGAGTCCCATTTTCTTTCCTTACAAAAAGCCAGACACCCATTACTCGGAAAAGAGGCAATACCTTTAACCGTAGAACTGGGAAATGATCTTCAATCACTAGTCATCACGGGTCCAAATACAGGTGGGAAAACGGTAACCATTAAGACAGTTGGATTACTAACCTTAATGACTCAATGTGGTTTATTAATTCCGGTTGAAGGAGATAGCCACGTTCCAATTTTCCAACGAATGTTTATTGATATTGGAGATGGGCAAAGTATAGAACAAAACTTAAGTACGTTTAGTTCACGTATTAAAAATGTAATAGACATCTTAGTTCATGCAAACGATAGAAGTTTAATCTTAATCGATGAACTTGGTTCTGGTACCGATCCTGGGGAAGGTATGGGGCTCGCTATTGCTATATTAGAACAATTGCATAAAAAGGGAGCAATGATTTTTGCAACCACCCACTTTAGCGAAATGAAAGATTTTGCTTCAGATAGGAAAGGGTTTATCAATGGGAGTATGGAGTTTGATTTAGAAACACTTCTTCCGACATATCGGCTTCTCATTGGTCAAGGTGGAGATAGTCAAGCTTTTTCGATCGCATTAAAATTAGGAATGCATCCTAAAATTGTTGAAAAAGCTCATTTAATTACGTATAGGGAGAACAAAATTTACACCAATAACAATCCCGAGACAAAAAGAGCAGTTGAAAAACAAGTAAGTTCAAATCGTCATGTTAAAAAACAAATAAAAGAGAAGTCATTGAACGACAATAAAATAAAGTCTTTTATAATGGGTGATAACGTCAAGATCGGGCCTAAAGGTGACTTTGGAATCGTATATACAGGTCCAGACCAACAAGGAAATTATATTGTACAAGTGAAGGATGAGAAAATAAAAATTAATCATAAGAGGTTAACCTTGTATATAGCTTCTAAAGAACTTTATCCAGATGACTATGACTTTGATATCATCTTTAAGTCAAAAGAATATAGGAAATTGAATCATTCATTCAATCGAAAGCATATGGATGGCGTTTCATTAGAACACGAAGAATAA